A stretch of Pseudoprevotella muciniphila DNA encodes these proteins:
- a CDS encoding CvpA family protein: MYIDIFIGVVLLWAVFNGWRQGLLREIVSAGGWIAGIVLAILCYKFLMPYLSVDGSKLNIGTSIVAFLILCIIIPIVLGQVAVVATKTLKVLHLGWANSLAGAAVSVLKFGVLLSFAFNVMTLPQINLLPEDKTADSRLFSPTVSLLSMAKDFITDEVAGGKKKHPYDDQLRPGSRRMNDSTIIVDLNAKPQPKKGSKAEKK; this comes from the coding sequence ATGTATATCGACATATTTATCGGCGTAGTGCTTCTCTGGGCAGTCTTCAACGGCTGGCGACAGGGACTGTTGCGCGAAATCGTCTCTGCAGGAGGCTGGATAGCGGGCATAGTGTTGGCAATCTTGTGCTATAAGTTCCTGATGCCCTACCTTTCGGTGGATGGCAGCAAACTTAATATAGGTACCAGCATCGTGGCGTTTCTCATACTATGCATCATTATACCTATCGTGCTGGGACAGGTGGCTGTGGTGGCAACCAAAACGCTGAAGGTGCTGCATCTCGGATGGGCAAACAGTCTGGCAGGAGCCGCTGTGAGCGTACTGAAATTCGGTGTGCTGCTGAGTTTCGCATTCAACGTGATGACGCTGCCGCAGATCAATCTCTTGCCCGAGGACAAAACTGCTGATTCAAGACTTTTCAGCCCCACAGTATCTCTGCTTTCCATGGCGAAGGACTTTATAACAGACGAAGTGGCAGGGGGAAAGAAAAAGCACCCCTACGACGACCAACTACGCCCCGGCAGCCGAAGAATGAACGACAGCACCATCATTGTGGATCTGAATGCCAAGCCGCAACCTAAGAAAGGAAGCAAAGCGGAAAAAAAGTAA